One window of the Rosa rugosa chromosome 3, drRosRugo1.1, whole genome shotgun sequence genome contains the following:
- the LOC133736844 gene encoding probable indole-3-acetic acid-amido synthetase GH3.1, which yields MAVDSSLPSPLGPPACEKDAKALQFIEQTTRNADAVQETVLAEILSRNAETEYLRRYKLGGATDRKSFKSNLPVITYENLQPEIQRIANGDRSPILSAHPISEFLTSSGTSAGERKLMPTIQEEWDRRQSLYNLLMPVMNLCVPGLDQGKGLYFLFVKSESKTPGGLLARPVLTSYYKSEHFKTRPYDPYNVYTSPNEAILCPDSFQSMYTQMLCGLLERHQVLRLGAVFASGLLRAIHFLQLNWQQLAADIRTGTLNPKITDPELRGCMERKLKPEPELAEFVAEQCGEENWQGIITRIWPSTKYLDVIVTGAMAQYIPTLDYYSGGLPMACTMYASSECYFGLNLNPMCRPSEVSYTIMPNMAYFEFLPYEPNSVSLDPTRLVDMVDVVVGKEYELVITTYAGLYRYRVGDILRVTGFHNSAPQFHFVRRKNVLLSIDSDKTDEAELQLAVDNATKLVLEKLNASVVEYTSFADTKTIPGHYVIYWELLVKDSAESPNSESLSQCCLAMEESLNSVYRQCRVADNSIGPLEIRVVKSGTFEELMDYAISRGASINQYKVPRCVNFTPIMELLDSRVVSKHFSPSLPHWTPERRR from the exons ATGGCAGTTGACTCGTCCCTTCCTTCTCCCCTCGGGCCACCGGCCTGTGAGAAAGACGCCAAGGCCTTGCAATTCATCGAACAAACCACCCGAAACGCCGACGCCGTCCAGGAGACGGTGCTCGCCGAGATTCTCAGCCGAAACGCCGAGACCGAATACCTCCGACGCTACAAGCTCGGTGGCGCCACTGACCGTAAATCCTTTAAATCCAATCTTCCAGTCATCACTTACGAGAATCTCCAGCCGGAAATCCAAAGGATCGCCAATGGAGATCGCTCCCCTATCCTCTCGGCTCATCCCATCTCTGAGTTTCTCACCAG CTCTGGTACTTCAGCGGGTGAGAGGAAGCTGATGCCAACGATTCAGGAGGAGTGGGATCGTCGTCAATCACTCTACAACCTTCTCATGCCAGTCATGAACCT TTGTGTGCCTGGTTTGGACCAAGGAAAGGGATTATACTTTCTGTTCGTCAAGTCCGAATCAAAGACTCCGGGCGGACTCTTGGCCCGACCCGTTTTGACCAGCTACTACAAAAGCGAGCATTTCAAGACTCGCCCGTACGATCCCTACAATGTCTACACCAGCCCCAACGAGGCCATCCTCTGCCCCGACTCGTTTCAATCCATGTACACTCAAATGCTGTGTGGCCTCCTCGAGCGCCACCAAGTCCTCCGCCTGGGCGCCGTTTTCGCCTCCGGTCTCCTCCGCGCCATCCACTTCCTCCAGCTCAACTGGCAGCAACTCGCCGCCGACATCCGCACCGGAACACTCAACCCCAAAATTACCGACCCGGAGTTGAGGGGATGCATGGAGCGGAAACTGAAACCCGAGCCTGAACTTGCGGAGTTCGTTGCCGAACAATGCGGGGAGGAGAATTGGCAGGGAATCATAACCCGAATTTGGCCCAGTACAAAATATCTCGACGTCATCGTCACCGGAGCTATGGCCCAGTATATTCCGACTTTGGATTACTACAGCGGCGGCTTACCCATGGCCTGCACCATGTACGCTTCGTCCGAGTGTTACTTCGGACTCAACCTGAACCCGATGTGCAGACCTTCAGAAGTTTCATACACAATTATGCCAAACATGGCTTACTTCGAGTTCCTCCCCTACGAGCCCAACTCAGTGAGTCTTGACCCGACCCGACTCGTTGACATGGTCGACGTGGTGGTCGGAAAAGAATACGAGCTCGTTATTACCACTTACGCCGGACTCTACCGCTATCGCGTCGGCGACATTCTCCGGGTCACCGGGTTCCACAACTCGGCGCCGCAGTTCCACTTCGTGCGGCGGAAGAACGTCCTGCTCAGCATTGACTCCGACAAGACCGACGAGGCGGAGCTCCAGCTCGCCGTCGACAACGCCACCAAGCTCGTCCTTGAGAAGCTCAACGCCAGCGTGGTGGAGTACACCAGCTTCGCCGACACCAAGACCATCCCGGGCCACTACGTCATCTACTGGGAGCTTCTAGTCAAGGACTCGGCCGAGTCGCCCAACTCGGAATCGCTGAGTCAGTGCTGCTTGGCCATGGAGGAATCGCTCAACTCGGTTTACCGGCAGTGCCGGGTGGCGGACAACTCGATCGGGCCGTTGGAGATACGTGTGGTGAAGAGCGGCACGTTCGAGGAGTTGATGGACTACGCGATCTCGAGAGGCGCGTCGATTAACCAGTATAAGGTGCCGCGGTGTGTGAATTTTACCCCGATAATGGAGTTACTGGACTCCAGGGTGGTTTCCAAGCATTTTAGCCCTTCTTTGCCGCATTGGACCCCGGAAAGGAGACGGTAA
- the LOC133736180 gene encoding homeobox protein HAT3.1, with the protein MADAAPPDIPLECVSSQTAKCQEESTSGQTHDIGSESGYSESTKQKIGCDVLQNELQEICNASNDDDQSQSFGNLTEKSHPEQLGLPPEDVSNISQGTAVNILTKSAHGHPSTSENIQNGPLQIRTALSSCTTSDHLQSFSGNVTKNSLAEKLELPCEEPHEDLGCQTGKTSCSEQISLEQRNDFGFGTREEKQHIGSDIVQNEILQTIIPVSSCGNEQLQFISETVNTTFPNEQAGVPPEDVSKTLEPTNNFGFETQSSELAEDKQHFGSDVPQNEGLQSCDGNEPLQSFCENMNTSSLNEQAVLPCEGVKKTLEQTNNVNSGTSYSEPAEENQNMGSDFVQDEPLQTIIPVASCGGNEQLQVVNEVASVTSLSEQAGLPLEAVSKTCQTEKLSCYLQTASDQINESGSGSVPCEPQEQRDQLGLLPSQNDQVKTCTAVSSSIVSEQSGPSVEEMKNSVVGHLEPPVEDASKDDTDELIKPHTNNAAQNSSLEPSETASENASKISSQFGCKDKRNSSSRQKSRSLVSSDRVLRSRTAEKPEAPELSNNVATLESSNSVANVSNEKEGKRKKRKKKHRERVAADEFSRIRSHLRYFLNRINYEKSLIDAYSGEGWKGNSLEKIRPEKELQRATSEILRRKLKIRDLFQRLDSLCAEGMFPESLFDSDGQIDSEDIFCAKCGSKDVYADNDIILCDGACDRGFHQYCLEPPLLSEEIPPDDEGWLCPGCDCKVDSIELLNDSQGTDLSITDSWEKVFPEAAVAASAGQHQENNQGLPSDDSDDNDYDPDGPETDEEVQEAESSSDESEYASASDGLETPKTNDEQYLGLPSDDSEDGDFNPDAPDPTEDVKQDSSSSDFTSDSEDLAAVLDEDNKSFENGEGPQSSLLEGSTLLRGSGEKSSKRGQKRHSIKDEISSLLESDPGQDGSTPVSGKRHVERLDYKKLHDEEYGNIPTSDDEDYNETAAPRKRKKGTGQVSPASLKGKPSTIKNGITSKDIKDDPDKNEHTPRRTPRQKSSAKDNSSSPNESLKSSPKSGSTSGRVRASKYRRLGEAVTQQLYASFKENQYPDRSMKERLAQELGVMAKQVSKWFENARHCVKAGLAVPQAMRKQPNQAETNIRDAVHDGVQKNESPGTDDAVAGCSQDVKDNKSATPKSSRAKTSTPKGRKRKSRLDPGGSDLDEKFKTPPETSSKGGRVTRRRKSVA; encoded by the exons ATGGCTGATGCTGCACCGCCGGATATTCCTCTGGAATGTGTGAGCAGTCAAACTGCAAAATGCCAAGAAGAAAGTACGTCAGGACAGACACATGACATTGGTTCAGAAAGCGGATATAGTGAATCAACCAAGCAAAAGATTGGTTGTGATGTTCTTCAAAATGAGCTACAGGAAATCTGCAAcgcatccaatgatgatgatcAATCACAGTCATTTGGAAATTTGACTGAGAAGTCTCACCCTGAGCAATTGGGACTGCCTCCTGAAGATGTGAGCAACATTAGTCAAGGTACTGCTGTAAACATTCTTACCAAATCAGCACACGGACATCCTTCCACCTCTGAAAACATTCAAAATGGACCATTACAAATCAGAACAGCATTATCTAGTTGTACTACCAGTGACCACTTGCAATCATTTTCTGGCAATGTGACCAAGAATTCTCTTGCTGAAAAATTGGAACTGCCTTGTGAAGAGCCTCATGAAGATCTGGGTTGTCAGACTGGAAAAACTTCATGCTCTGAACAGATTTCACTGGAACAGAGAAATGATTTTGGTTTCGGAACAAGAGAAGAAAAGCAGCATATCGGCTCTGATATTGTTCAAAATGAAATCTTACAAACTATTATTCCAGTATCCAGCTGTGGCAATGAACAATTGCAGTTCATTAGTGAAACTGTGAACACGACTTTTCCTAATGAACAAGCAGGAGTGCCTCCTGAAGATGTGAGCAAGACATTGGAACCGACAAataattttggttttgaaactcAATCTAGTGAACTAGCAGAAGACAAGCAGCATTTTGGCTCTGATGTTCCACAAAACGAAGGGTTACAAAGCTGTGATGGTAATGAACCATTGCAGTCATTTTGTGAAAATATGAACACAAGTTCTCTTAATGAACAAGCGGTACTGCCTTGTGAAGGTGTGAAAAAGACTTTGGAACAGACAAATAATGTGAATTCTGGAACTTCATATAGTGAACCAGCAGAAGAGAACCAGAATATGGGCTCTGATTTTGTACAAGATGAACCATTACAAACTATTATCCCAGTAGCCAGCTGTGGTGGCAACGAACAGTTGCAGGTGGTTAATGAAGTTGCGAGTGTTACTTCTCTTAGTGAACAAGCGGGACTGCCTCTTGAAGCTGTGAGCAAGACTTGTCAGACTGAAAAACTTTCATGCTATCTCCAAACTGCATCGGATCAGATCAATGAATCTGGTTCAGGAAGTGTACCTTGTGAACCACAGGAACAGAGAGATCAGCTTGGCCTTTTACCTTCCCAAAATGATCAAGTTAAAACTTGCACTGCAGTATCCAGCTCCATTGTTTCTGAACAATCGGGCCCTTCTGTTGAAGAGATGAAGAATTCTGTTGTTGGGCATTTGGAACCACCCGTTGAAGATGCAAGCAAGGACGATACTGATGAACTAATCAAACCACACACGAACAATGCGGCCCAAAATTCTAGTCTTGAGCCATCAGAAACAGCGTCTGAGAATGCATCTAAAATTTCTAGCCAGTTCGGTTGCAAGGACAAGCGAAATTCAAGTTCAAGACAAAAGTCGAGATCTTTGGTAAGCAGTGACAGAGTTCTGCGCTCAAGGACGGCGGAGAAACCTGAAGCTCCTGAATTAAGTAATAATGTTGCAACACTTGAATCAAGTAATAGTGTTGCTAATGTAAGCAATGAGAAAGAgggaaaaaggaagaagagaaagaagaaacacAGGGAAAGAGTTGCAGCTGATGAATTTTCAAGGATCAGGTCACATCTGAGATATTTTCTGAACCGGATAAACTATGAGAAATCTCTTATTGATGCTTATTCTGGTGAAGGTTGGAAAGGAAACAG CCTAGAAAAAATAAGGCCAGAGAAGGAGCTTCAACGAGCTACTTCTGAAATACTTCGACGCAAATTGAAAATAAGAGATCTTTTTCAACGTCTTGATTCACTATGTGCCGAAGGAATGTTTCCAGAATCTTTATTTGATTCAGACGGACAGATTGACAGTGAGGAT ATATTCTGCGCAAAATGTGGGTCCAAGGATGTGTATGCTGATAATGACATCATACTCTGTGATGGGGCTTGTGACCGTGGATTCCACCAGTATTGTCTGGAACCGCCTCTGTTGAGTGAAGAAA TTCCGCCTGATGATGAGGGTTGGTTATGCCCTGGATGTGACTGCAAAGTTGATAGCATTGAATTGCTTAATGACTCTCAAGGAACAGATCTCTCTATTACTGACAGCTGGGAG AAGGTATTTCCTGAAGCAGCTGTTGCAGCATCAGCGGGACAGCATCAGGAGAACAACCAGGGACTTCCATCAGATGATTCTGATGATAATGATTATGACCCTGATGGTCCAGAGACGGATGAGGAAGTTCAGGAAGCAGAATCAAGTTCCGATGAATCTGAATATGCATCAGCATCTGATGGACTTGAGACCCCAAAAACTAATGATGAGCAGTACTTAGGGCTTCCTTCTGATGATTCAGAGGATGGTGATTTCAATCCTGATGCTCCAGATCCCACAGAGGATGTTAAGCAGGACAGTTCAAGCTCTGATTTTACATCTGACTCTGAGGATCTCGCAGCTGTACTAGATGAGGATAATAAGTCTTTTGAAAATGGTGAAGGGCCCCAGTCATCTTTGTTGGAAGGAAGTACGCTTCTTAGAGGCTCTGGTGAAAAAAGTTCTAAACGTGGGCAGAAGAGACATTCCATAAAAGATGAGATATCATCTTTATTAGAGTCAGATCCTGGCCAAGATGGTTCAACACCTGTTTCTGGGAAAAGGCACGTAGAGAGGCTGGACTACAAAAAGCTGCATGAT GAGGAATATGGAAATATTCCTACAAGTGACGATGAAGATTATAATGAAACTGCTGCAccaaggaaaaggaagaaaggcACTGGACAAGTCTCTCCAGCGTCACTAAAAGGAAAACCCTCAACCATTAAGAATGGAATAACCTCCAAAGATATAAAAGATGATCCAGACAAGAATGAGCATACTCCTAGAAGAACACCTCGACAAAAGTCAAGTGCTAAAGATAACAGCAGTTCCCCAAATGAATCGCTTAAAAGCTCTCCTAAGTCTGGTTCTACTAGTGGGAGAGTTAGAGCATCAAAATATAGAAGACTCGGGGAAGCTGTAACTCAG CAACTCTATGCATCCTTCAAGGAAAATCAATACCCAGACCGAAGTATGAAGGAAAGACTGGCCCAAGAACTAGGAGTCATGGCTAAGCAG GTAAGCAAATGGTTTGAAAATGCTCGCCATTGTGTGAAAGCAGGTCTGGCCGTGCCTCAAGCTATGAGAAAACAACCTAACCAAGCAGAGACTAATATCAGAGATGCTGTTCACGATGGAGTTCAGAAGAATGAATCACCAGGGACAGATGATGCGGTGGCAGGTTGCAGTCAGGATGTGAAGGATAATAAATCGGCGACTCCAAAAAGCAGTAGAGCGAAGACTAGTACTCCAAAGGGtagaaagagaaaatcaaggttGGATCCTGGGGGATCGGATCTTGATGAAAAATTTAAGACACCACCAGAAACTAGTAGTAAAGGTGGTCGAGTTACAAGACGACGGAAATCTGTtgcttga